Below is a genomic region from Dechloromonas denitrificans.
CCGGCGCCAATGCCCGGATCATCTCGATGCAGCGCGGCGGTGCCTCGAAAGATGCCTGGGTGCTGACCGATGGCCCGGTCAGCGAATTTACCCTGCTCAAACCTTCGGTTGGTGTACGCGATCTGGTGCGTGCCGGGGCCAACCTGACCTCGCGTGTCGTCGAGAATCTGTTCTGGCTCGGTCGTTATTCCGAGCGTTTCGACGATAGTGCGCGGATGTTGCGCGTTGCCCTGAGCCGCGTCGTCGAATCCGGTGGTTCGAAAACCCCGGCTGTCGCCTCGGCCATGGAACTGGCCCTGCATCTCGGTATCCTGCCCAGTCCGGAAGAGGACGAGAAGGTGCGCGAAGGCAGCGAACATGTGCTGCTTGAAGCGATTTACGACCCCAACCAGCCGGGCAGCCTGGCCGGCAATATCCGCAGCCTGATGTGGTCGGCGACCCATGTGCGCGAACGTCTGTCGCTCGATCACTGGCATTCGCTGAATCGCCTGCAACGTGAGCAACAGGCCGCGCTCAAGGCGCATCCGACCTTGACCGAGGCGATCGCCTTCCTTGACCGGGTGCTTGGCGTATCGTCATCGCTGACCGGCTTCGCGATGGATAACATGACGCGCGACGACGGCTGGCGTTTCCTGATCATCGGCCGTCGCCTCGAACGCATGTCCTTCCTGTGCAACGGCCTGGCGCATTTCCTGCGCATGCAGTCGAGCCGCGGGCCGGGCAGCCTGGAATGGTTGCTCGAACTGACCGACTCGATCATCACCTATCGTTCGCGCTATTCGCGTCTGCCGGAGTTGTTGCCGGTGCTCGATCTGCTGGTTTTCGACGACAGCAATCCGCATGGCGTTGTTTTCCAGGCCAGCGTGCTGGCGCGTTATCTTGACCGCATGGCGCGCGAACTGGATGAAAACAGCGAAAGCCGCTTGCCGGAGGTACTCGGCCAATTACGTGCCTTTGATCTCGAACGCCTTGAGCAACAGCCGTTCAGCCAATGCCGCAGCGGTTCTCCTTGCGATGAACTGGCCGATCTGTTGCAGGCGCTTGATGCGGCTGCCGTTCAATTGTCCGACTGGCTTGGCCGTCACTACTTCACCCATGTCGGCGATGTCAGCCGGCAGACCATGGCACTGTGAGCATGGCAGATTCACCCGTCCGCTATCATGTCCTGCACGAGACAAGTTACGACTACGGCAGCCCGGTATCGTTGTCGCAGCAGCAACTGCATCTTTCGCCCCGCATTCTTGACTGGCAGCAGATCGAAGAGCAGCGCATCGAAATCGATCCACCGCCCAACTGGCGGCGGGATGGTCAGGATGCTTTCGGCAACCCGGTGAGCTGGATTGCCTTTCATGCCCCGCATGAAAATTTGTGCATCCGTTCGTCGATGCGTGTGGCCGTCACGCCACATCGTCCCGAGGCCCTTGAGCAGTCGGTCGAGTGGGAAATCTTGCGCGATCGCCTGGCTTACGATGCGACCGAGCCGGACCCGGATGACATTGCGGCGACGCGTTTCCTGTTCGAAAGCGCCCATGTCCGCATCAAGCATGAACTGGCTGAGTACGCGGCCGATTGCTTTGCGCCGGAGACGCCCGTGCTGGTCGGGGCCGAAGCCCTGATGGCCAAGATTTTCCGCGAATTCAAGTTCGATCCAGAGGCGACGACGGTCTCCACGCCGGTCATGGAAGTGCTCGAAAAGAAACGCGGCGTCTGCCAGGATTTTGCCCATCTGATGATTGCCTGCCTGCGTGCCCTGGGTTTGCCGGCGCGTTATGTCAGCGGCTATCTACTGACCCGCCCGCCCCCCGGCAAGCCGCGCCTGATCGGTGCCGATGCCTCGCATGCCTGGGTTTCCGTCTATGCGCCGGGTTTTCCCGGCAACTGGGTTGATTTCGATCCGACCAACAACCTGCTGCCGGATACCGAGCACATCACCATCGCCATCGGCCGTGATTTCGGTGACATTTCGCCCCTGCGCGGCATCATTCTCGGTGGCGGCGGGGCCGAGCCGGAAGTGGCTGTCACGGTGATTCCACTCGACGAAGAAGCGTTGCCGGACAACCTGGCCGAAATCGTCAAGGAGGCCGAATGATGCGCCGCGTTGCCATTATCGGCGGCGGCCCGGCCGGCCTGATGGCGGCCGAGGTGCTGGCCGATGCTGCGGTCGACGGGCTGGAAATCGCCGTTTTCGATGCCATGCCTTCCGTCGGCCGCAAGTTCCTGATGGCTGGCAAAGGCGGGATGAATATCACGCATGCCGAAGCGCTGCCGGATTTTGTCCGTCGTTACGGTGCGCGTCAGCAGGAGGTCGGTCGCCTGATCGATGGTTTCAATCCGCAGGCGCTGCGTGAGTGGATTCATCGCCTCGGCATCGACACATTTGTCGGTACCTCGGGGCGGGTTTTTCCTACCGAAATGAAGGCTGCGCCGTTGTTGCGCGCCTGGCTGCATCGACTGCGCCTGGCCGGTGTCCATTTCCATGTCCGGCATCGCTGGCAGGGCTGGACGGCGGATGGTGAGCTGCGTTTTTCGACGCCCGATGGCGAGTGCGATGTCGTTGCCGATGCGGTGATCCTGGCGCTGGGCGGCGGCAGTTGGGCCAAGCTCGGCTCCGATGGCGCCTGGCTGCCGCTGCTGGCTGCACGCGGTGTCGATGTCGCGCCACTGCGCCCGAGCAATTGCGGCTTCGATGTCGCCTGGAGCGATCATTTCAGCCGTCGTTTTGCCGGCCAGCCGGTCAAGCCGGTCGTCGCTTCGGTCGCTGCCTGCGCCCAGCAGGGCGAGTTCAACATCACGGCCAGCGGCATTGAAGGCGGATTGATCTATGCCCTCTCGGCGCCGCTGCGTGATGCGCTGGAGCGGGATGGGCAGGCGATCCTGCATCTTGACCTGGCCCCCGGGCGTTCGCTTGAACGCTTGAGCGCCGAACTGTCGCGTCCGCAGGGTCGCGATTCGCTGGCCAACCATCTGCGCCGCAGGATCGGG
It encodes:
- a CDS encoding transglutaminase family protein, translating into MADSPVRYHVLHETSYDYGSPVSLSQQQLHLSPRILDWQQIEEQRIEIDPPPNWRRDGQDAFGNPVSWIAFHAPHENLCIRSSMRVAVTPHRPEALEQSVEWEILRDRLAYDATEPDPDDIAATRFLFESAHVRIKHELAEYAADCFAPETPVLVGAEALMAKIFREFKFDPEATTVSTPVMEVLEKKRGVCQDFAHLMIACLRALGLPARYVSGYLLTRPPPGKPRLIGADASHAWVSVYAPGFPGNWVDFDPTNNLLPDTEHITIAIGRDFGDISPLRGIILGGGGAEPEVAVTVIPLDEEALPDNLAEIVKEAE
- a CDS encoding TIGR03862 family flavoprotein produces the protein MMRRVAIIGGGPAGLMAAEVLADAAVDGLEIAVFDAMPSVGRKFLMAGKGGMNITHAEALPDFVRRYGARQQEVGRLIDGFNPQALREWIHRLGIDTFVGTSGRVFPTEMKAAPLLRAWLHRLRLAGVHFHVRHRWQGWTADGELRFSTPDGECDVVADAVILALGGGSWAKLGSDGAWLPLLAARGVDVAPLRPSNCGFDVAWSDHFSRRFAGQPVKPVVASVAACAQQGEFNITASGIEGGLIYALSAPLRDALERDGQAILHLDLAPGRSLERLSAELSRPQGRDSLANHLRRRIGLEGVKAGLLRELLPPAALTAPNLLAAGIKALPVPVTATRPIDEAISTAGGVRFEGLDEKLMLRQMPGVFCAGEMLDWEAPTGGYLLTACLASGRQAGLGMADWLQRR